The following nucleotide sequence is from Salvia splendens isolate huo1 chromosome 2, SspV2, whole genome shotgun sequence.
CTaaatttttaagaaatgtaaattaATTGGTGAATCAAGGGTTCTACAAGGAATTTTAGCAATGCTGAAGTTCAAAAAAACATGTATTTCTTGTTGATCTCAGTGGGAGCAGGAATGGATATAATATTAGCTACCTAGGGCAGTATTCCATCTGAATATAGAGGTAGGTTGACTCTAGCTTATTTTCATGTGCAAACTGTTCTGAAGAATCAGTTTCCTTGAAGCTGACACTGGAACTCACGCCCGTTGTAGAACCCCATGCAGGGCCTCCAAGGTTTCCAATTTCACCTGCTTCATACCAAGCCTGATAGAAAAAGAAAGTAAAGGACAAGAACATGTGTGTGTTTCATGAATTATACTAACTCAACAAGCAAACCGGCTTCAACATCCTATGCAAAATAAATACCCCCTCcatccaccatttaaagagccTTTTGActcggcacatgttttaagaagtTGTTTAACTTTGTGAATAAAAGTAAAAggagaaagtgagtggaatgtgggacccatttttagtagtattaCTTTTATAATGGATTTagtgtaaaaagttagtggaatgtggggtccgcATACTAAAAGcggaataaagtaaatggtttATAAAtcgtggacatcccaaaatggctctttaaatggtgcacagagggagtataaaaatgaCTTCTCATACATTAATACCTGATAGTATCGTACGACATGCTGATGCTGCAATCTAGAAAGAGTAGCTACTTCCCTGCAAACCCATTCCACATAAGTGCAAAGAAATTAAAGTCAACAGTAGACattaaaaatgacaaaagaATTTAGAATTTCAATACGCCTATGAAATATGAATACAGACCGTAATATGCGGTCATTTACAGGCAGGATTTTGTCCTTTAATCGGATCTTCTTCACGGCATAATGCCTACCATCTAGCTTATTCTTGCATAACACCACGTGACCGAACCCACCATGTCCTGCCAGTGTACAAAAATAATTGCATAGTTAGTTGCACGGGGTATGAAAGTAGTATCAATAAATCAACTCAATGAAATCCAAAACTGAAGCTTTCACATGCAGTTATCATGTTAAAAGAAATGTTAATCATGCTTTGTATCTCCCATTTTCAGCGTTTCCAATTAATGTCCCCCACTAAGTTTTCCCTTCAAACACCATTGACGTTTAGATAGTTTGATTTATGTCCCACTTGACTTAATCTGGCGGGATAATGACTAGTCAGACCTACAGATTAGGTGGACTATAATTTAACTGTAGATTATTTCCACCTCAACACTAAATGATGGCATGTCAAGGAAAAAGGATTAAAAATTCCACTCATATTACACTCTAATTTTCAGAACAAAGTCCCGTCTCTCCATCTTGCCCGCCTCTTCTTCTTTCCACTCTGTTCGGATCACATCAAACCCTTCTCATCTCAGTCTCTTCAGCTCACAACAAATTACAGAAAATTATGACAAGGcagaggagaagagagaaggaTTTCTTTTCGTTCAGCAGGTGAGGTCAGAGGTGGAAAAGAAATCCATCTTAATAAAACTATTATCCACCTAATATGGGAAGCTGACTAATGATATGTTTCCAAATTATGTCAAGTGAGACAGAAATCGAACTTTTTCAAAAGTTGGGTCATAATCCTAGAAACTTTATATATCGAAAAACAAACAGGGTCATAATTCTAAATCCACAAGAAACAAGCAAAAGAAAATGTAAGCCAATATGCAAATCGTATACGCTGAAAATGTACTTGTTTACCAAGAGGTTGGAGCTCCTCAAAGTCATTTAAATAACGGGAATTTGGAACTGAAGAACTTTGGCCTCCTAAATCAGAAGCAGTTTTCCAAAAGCCGGATATTTTTGATGAGCTCTGTCACATGGAATTCAAGATAAGGAATAAGATCACTGACTAAATGGATACCAAACTAGCATGGTTCTGGTTCTAAATAAATGCTCAGTTACTAACAATATGCTTCCCAAACACACGATCAAAATTTTTGTCATAAGATGATGATGGTTTGATAGCCATATCTCGTACGTTTTCTGAAACAATCTGGAAAAGAACAAACGTATATGAAGTGAATgcaaacaaatattttattacaTATGTAAGACACAAGAAAATACACACCCCCAGATTGAGGAGCTCTGATGTAATTTCCGGTAAAGCATCAGCAAGTGCTCCTTTAGGAGCACAAGCAAGACGAAGTAAGTGGGCCTACAGGAAGGAAAAAACATGGTAAATGTAGGTTTTCGAAAAGGATGGACGAGTCAACGCAACAAAACTTACCAAGAGCAAGTCCCTCTGCATAGTCTGGAAAGATTGAAGTTGATTGGCGAACTCAGACTCAGACAACTCTGAATCACTATTTGAACTATCATTGTCAGTTTCTGATAGATTTCCTACTACAAACATATCCTGTAAACGAAATTGTTATTTCTTGAGAAAAGACAAGGGAGTGAGAAAAATAGAAAGGAGTTGATCGTAGATTATTAGCAAACTTATGCTAAAAAAACAGTCAAATGAAGGACTTAAAACTATTTGATCACAGGTTTAGCTGTGATTAAAAGTAAAAGGAggaaaggagaaaaaagaattAAACCTTTACGTGGTTAATGGTACCATTTCCAACTGATTCATCAGAACCCAAATCAGTACTTTTTGTCTCATCTTCACTCTCTTCTTCAAGAGTACCTAATCTTAATGACTGATTATTTACATTCTCAGGCTTATAACTGTCCACCAACGGTAACTTCATAGACTTGTCTGATTGCTTGTCCAAAGTACCATTTCCCACTTTTGGACTGCCAATTGTATGAGAAGACACTACCTCACTGCTCTCTTCCATTTCTAGGTTCCATTGCCACAACTCTCCAGAACCACTGAAAAGATCTAAATGGCTAAAGACAAAAGGTCCTCTAGAAGAACAGGTCATGCCACTTCTGACAGTACCCTCCTTTGTCGGGAGCTGGCAACTCTTATCAGTACCATCGTAGACAACCTAAAGAAGAACCAATCAAGATAATGAGGATCTCTTGACTCTAGTCAGATAAAGTATTTCAATCAAAGCATGATTTACAAATTTCTTAAAAATCCCAAATCATATTCTAGAGCTATTTAATGctacaaaatttcaaaaaagtTTGGTCATAATGTTGCAGGTATAATTAAACCTATTAGTAGTTCAAAAGTATTAGTATTAAATAGAAAGATATCCTTTACGTAGAAGTAGAACTAATATCAATTTTATGAGGTTggttatttttacaaaaatcatAGAATCTTATCCCGAGTCCCTTTTAGTCATTCTAAGCATTCTTCCATCAAGCCAGTGGAAAATTTATCTACTCCATACATCTTGCCTTGACACAATCCATGAGTTTCAAGGTTCCTATCTCCCCACGTCTCATATTACTAATTATCTTATCACTGTGGCATCATTGGATAACAATACTGCAACTTGCTCAGGAAATGAGCTTGAAACTGAAATCTCAGAAAGATATTGTTCATACAGATTCACGAGTCTGCTCTTGAGGAAGAACTTCAGACAAGAATTCTTGCGCAGCTTCCACTAAATTGTAAATCATCACGCGCCCTTCTCGAGCATTAGAATTAGCCTGCAGTATGTAGCCACAAGATGGTcatgattaaataaaataaaaaaagagaaagggaACATCAAGATTTTACAGGAAATGTGTAAAAAGAAGTGCAAGGAGGGGAATCAGGTCAATAGATTAATAATACATATGTGATGCACATAACTGAACTCTATCAATTAGTCAACTTCGAAGCATAAGTTTACAAGCTGAATCTAACATTCAGATTCAGAGATACTTCAAAGATGCTTCAAGCTAAAAGAAGACAACAGTCTAATTTGAAAATTTAGATGAGCGCCTCCTGCACTTAACAAGAGCCGACAAGATAGAGGATTTAGATATGGAGTACAAAGAGAAAGATAAGCTCTTTGTGACTACCATTTGTATCATTTCACAGGTTAAAAATAAGAACTCACAGAAGTTACCGATAGACAGTTAGAGCACTTGCAAGAAGTTGAGTCTTCTTGAATATATGGCTATCACTAAGGCCCTACCTGAtcataaagtagagataaaagattATCAGCATCAGTTTTTGATAAGCCTTTCTCTGGTATTATCTGCAGCTTTGGGCATTTGTATGGATAACCTGGTAAACATCTGCGCCAAGAACATAAACTTAGTAAAAATTTTGAAACAAGCACCTTTAGATGAAAATGAGAATTGGTACAAACCTCACAGAGAGCTGGACACAAACATCAGAATCCTCATATCCGGTATCCTTTGAGTATGGCCTACAGTGTCATTCAATAAAAACTCGACAAAAGAGAGAACGGAGCCTGGGATTTAAAGTCAATAAATTATCACAAATCTGGAACCTGAGCTTGATGTTGATACGAGGAGGTGATTCAGAAGCAACTATGCAATCTTCCTGAAATATGGCACACCTGCAAAGCGAGGCATGAACTTACTCGTAAAGTAGAATATCATAGATTGAAGTTCGTTAATCATCACAGAATTTCAGAAAGAGTCTAAGTTTTTGAACAATTAAACTCCTGGAACAATAACCATGAATTCAAACAGGATAGAGCAACAGGAAACAAAGTCATTATCTATATCATGTGGTTCAAAGACAGACCAATATTAGGAGTAAGTTTCACCAAACAAATCCAGTTTTCAACTCAAATTGAATTCAACTTTTGAGAAATTTCCTATCATGGATGGTGAGTTTTTAAGTATAAGATTGATAGTATGATTAGAATAACAAGATTGTTCTTTTCTCGAAAATCAAAGACAAGCAGCAAATGAAGCTATTTTTAGATAATTTCATTCATAGCTTGAACAACTCAAACCAAAATAATCTCAACATTTTCAATATGAGGCTGATTAATACAACCCTCAGACAATCTCAAACTATTGAACAAACATTCTAGATCATATCTACACATAGTAGTTCTCGTTCACTATAACAATAAAAgcctaaataaaataagaagagaAACTCACAAAGCAGTTACTTCCTCGGTCAAAATTTCAGAATTATCGGCTACAGTGGAATGATGGTCCTTCGACTGGGCTCGGCGGACCCCGCCACTccgcttcttcttcttcttcgagcCACCCATCCGCAAATAATGTTTTGCCTCAAATCGAATTTGAGGTGTTTCAGAGTAATTAGTAGTATTAGGTTCCCGGAAAATCTGAGGTCCGTTTCAAATTTGAAATGATGCTCGGAATTCGGAGAGAAGAGTGAAGAGAATAGTTGAAGGTGGAGATAGAAACCGGCGGCGTCTGAGTAAGATCATCACATCTGTTTTGTGTACATATACATTTGATTCAGTGAAGGTGGACAGTA
It contains:
- the LOC121790208 gene encoding eIF-2-alpha kinase GCN2 isoform X4 codes for the protein MGGSKKKKKRSGGVRRAQSKDHHSTVADNSEILTEEVTALCAIFQEDCIVASESPPRINIKLRPYSKDTGYEDSDVCVQLSVRCLPGYPYKCPKLQIIPEKGLSKTDADNLLSLLYDQANSNAREGRVMIYNLVEAAQEFLSEVLPQEQTRESVVYDGTDKSCQLPTKEGTVRSGMTCSSRGPFVFSHLDLFSGSGELWQWNLEMEESSEVVSSHTIGSPKVGNGTLDKQSDKSMKLPLVDSYKPENVNNQSLRLGTLEEESEDETKSTDLGSDESVGNGTINHVKDMFVVGNLSETDNDSSNSDSELSESEFANQLQSFQTMQRDLLLAHLLRLACAPKGALADALPEITSELLNLGIVSENVRDMAIKPSSSYDKNFDRVFGKHISSSKISGFWKTASDLGGQSSSVPNSRYLNDFEELQPLGHGGFGHVVLCKNKLDGRHYAVKKIRLKDKILPVNDRILREVATLSRLQHQHVVRYYQAWYEAGEIGNLGGPAWGSTTGVSSSVSFKETDSSEQFAHENKLESTYLYIQMEYCPRTLRQKFESYNHFDKELAWHLFRQIVEGLAHIHGQGIIHRDLTPNNIFFDARNDIKIGDFGLAKFLKFEQLDQDVDATETVGLSIDGTGQVGTYFYTAPEIEQGWPKIDEKADMYSLGVMFFELWHPFETAMERHVLLSDLKLKGQLPSSWVTEFPEQATLLRHLMSPSPSDRPSATELLKHAFPPHMEYEMLDNILRTIHSSEDSSIYEKVVSAIFDEDKLRTKDKHENVERLKSIRDDISTACFTDVDTANRDLVVDIVREVYRQHGAKHLEIFPMRILGDGHQVNRSAVKMLSHGGDMIEFCHELRYPFVNWVVAKQKSFFRRYEISYVYRRAIGHSPPNRYLQGDFDIVGGATALTEAEIIKASVDIVSHFFNSESCDIHLNHADILEAIWSWTGIKPQNRQKVAELLSLLGSLRPQSSERKSKWVVIRRQLRQELDLSDDALNRLQTVGLRFCGTAEQALPRLRGALPADHDCR
- the LOC121790208 gene encoding eIF-2-alpha kinase GCN2 isoform X5 — its product is MGGSKKKKKRSGGVRRAQSKDHHSTVADNSEILTEEVTALCAIFQEDCIVASESPPRINIKLRPYSKDTGYEDSDVCVQLSVRCLPGYPYKCPKLQIIPEKGLSKTDADNLLSLLYDQANSNAREGRVMIYNLVEAAQEFLSEVLPQEQTRESVVYDGTDKSCQLPTKEGTVRSGMTCSSRGPFVFSHLDLFSGSGELWQWNLEMEESSEVVSSHTIGSPKVGNGTLDKQSDKSMKLPLVDSYKPENVNNQSLRLGTLEEESEDETKSTDLGSDESVGNGTINHVKDMFVVGNLSETDNDSSNSDSELSESEFANQLQSFQTMQRDLLLAHLLRLACAPKGALADALPEITSELLNLGIVSENVRDMAIKPSSSYDKNFDRVFGKHISSSKISGFWKTASDLGGQSSSVPNSRYLNDFEELQPLGHGGFGHVVLCKNKLDGRHYAVKKIRLKDKILPVNDRILREVATLSRLQHQHVVRYYQAWYEAGEIGNLGGPAWGSTTGVSSSVSFKETDSSEQFAHENKLESTYLYIQMEYCPRTLRQKFESYNHFDKELAWHLFRQIVEGLAHIHGQGIIHRDLTPNNIFFDARNDIKIGDFGLAKFLKFEQLDQDVDATETVGLSIDGTGQVGTYFYTAPEIEQGWPKIDEKADMYSLGVMFFELWHPFETAMERHVLLSDLKLKGQLPSSWVTEFPEQATLLRHLMSPSPSDRPSATELLKHAFPPHMEYEMLDNILRTIHSSEDSSIYEKVVSAIFDEDKLRTKDKHENVERLKSIRDDISTACFTDVDTANRDLVVDIVREVYRQHGAKHLEIFPMRILGDGHQVNRSAVKMLSHGGDMIEFCHELRYPFVNWVVAKQKSFFRRYEISYVYRRAIGHSPPNRYLQGDFDIVGGATALTEAEIIKASVDIVSHFFNSESCDIHLNHADILEAIWSWTGIKPQNRQKVAELLSLLGSLRPQSSERKSKWVVIRRQLRQITNCGIEVLWDC